Proteins encoded within one genomic window of [Enterobacter] lignolyticus SCF1:
- a CDS encoding carboxylate/amino acid/amine transporter, whose protein sequence is MALLIVTTILWAFSFSLIGEYLAGHVDSYFSVLMRIGLAALVFLPFLRARGQSLRTLLLYMLVGAMQLGIMYLFSFRAYVYLTVSEFLLFTVLTPLYITLIYDLLSKRRLRWGYLLSALLAVVGAAIIRYDKVSDHFWTGLMFVQLANISFAIGMVGYKRLMETRPMPQHNAFAWFYMGAFIVAVAAWFMLGNPQKLPTTTLQWGILVWLGVVASGLGYFMWNYGATQVDAGTLGIMNNVHVPAGLLVNLAIWQQQPHWPSFITGALVIMASLWVHRKWVAPRCAQTADDRRRDSALNE, encoded by the coding sequence GTGGCGTTACTGATCGTTACCACAATTCTGTGGGCGTTTTCATTCAGCCTGATAGGCGAATACCTGGCCGGGCATGTCGACAGCTATTTTTCCGTGCTGATGCGTATCGGGCTTGCGGCGCTGGTTTTTCTGCCGTTTCTGCGCGCGCGTGGGCAGTCTTTGCGCACGCTGCTGCTGTATATGCTGGTCGGCGCGATGCAGCTTGGCATCATGTATCTGTTCAGCTTCCGCGCCTATGTCTACCTGACGGTATCGGAGTTTCTGCTGTTCACCGTGCTCACGCCGCTCTATATCACGCTAATTTATGACCTGCTGAGCAAGCGCAGGCTGCGCTGGGGCTACCTTTTGAGCGCGCTGCTGGCGGTGGTTGGCGCGGCGATCATCCGCTATGACAAGGTCAGCGATCATTTCTGGACCGGGTTAATGTTCGTGCAGCTTGCCAATATCAGCTTCGCGATCGGGATGGTGGGCTATAAGCGGTTAATGGAAACTCGTCCCATGCCGCAGCATAACGCCTTTGCCTGGTTTTATATGGGGGCGTTTATTGTAGCGGTGGCGGCCTGGTTTATGCTCGGCAACCCGCAAAAGCTGCCGACCACCACGCTGCAGTGGGGCATTCTGGTGTGGCTGGGCGTTGTCGCCTCCGGCCTTGGCTACTTTATGTGGAACTACGGCGCGACGCAGGTTGATGCCGGGACGCTGGGGATCATGAATAACGTACATGTTCCGGCCGGGCTGCTGGTGAACCTGGCTATCTGGCAGCAGCAGCCGCACTGGCCGAGCTTCATCACAGGCGCGTTGGTGATAATGGCTTCGCTGTGGGTCCATCGAAAGTGGGTCGCTCCGCGTTGCGCACAAACGGCAGATGATCGCAGGCGTGATTCCGCGCTGAACGAATAA
- the pldA gene encoding phospholipase A, which yields MRTRPGWLLAAAALPLSVFAQEATVKSIHDTPAVKGSIIANLLQEHDNPFTLYPYDTNYVIYTWTSDINKEAIQSYSWAENARKDEVKFQLSLAFPLWRGIVGDNSVLGASYTQKSWWQLSNSKESAPFRETNYEPQLFLGFATDYQFAGWTLRDVEFGYNHDSNGRADPTSRSWNRLYTRLMAQNGNLMVEVKPWYVIGSTNDNPDITKYMGYYQLRIGYQLGDAVLSAKGQYNWNSGYGGAELGVSYPVSTHVRLYTQVYSGYGESLIDYNFRQTRVGVGVMLNDLF from the coding sequence ATGCGAACCCGTCCGGGGTGGTTACTGGCGGCGGCTGCGCTGCCATTATCCGTTTTTGCGCAGGAAGCGACGGTGAAATCGATCCACGATACCCCTGCCGTTAAGGGCAGCATCATCGCCAATCTGCTACAGGAGCATGATAATCCCTTTACGCTGTATCCCTACGATACGAACTATGTGATCTACACCTGGACCAGCGATATCAACAAAGAGGCTATCCAAAGCTACAGCTGGGCCGAAAACGCGCGTAAAGATGAGGTGAAGTTTCAGCTGAGCCTGGCGTTTCCGCTGTGGCGCGGGATTGTGGGCGACAATTCGGTGCTGGGCGCATCGTATACGCAAAAATCCTGGTGGCAGCTTTCCAACAGCAAAGAGTCTGCGCCGTTTCGCGAGACCAACTACGAGCCACAGCTGTTTCTGGGGTTTGCGACCGACTACCAGTTTGCCGGCTGGACGCTGCGTGACGTTGAGTTTGGCTACAACCATGATTCCAACGGCCGCGCCGACCCGACCTCGCGCAGCTGGAACCGGCTGTATACGCGTCTGATGGCGCAAAACGGCAATCTGATGGTCGAGGTGAAACCCTGGTATGTTATCGGCAGTACCAACGACAACCCGGATATCACCAAATACATGGGTTATTACCAGCTGAGAATTGGCTATCAGCTGGGCGACGCGGTGCTGAGCGCTAAAGGGCAGTACAACTGGAATAGCGGCTATGGCGGCGCGGAGCTTGGCGTCAGCTACCCGGTCAGTACGCACGTACGCCTGTATACGCAGGTGTATAGCGGCTACGGCGAGTCGCTGATTGATTATAACTTCAGGCAGACGCGCGTTGGCGTCGGGGTGATGCTGAACGATTTGTTCTAG
- the rhtC gene encoding threonine export protein RhtC: MLMLFLTVALVHIIALMSPGPDFFFVSQTAVSRSRKEAMMGVLGITAGVMVWAGVALLGLHLILEKMAWLHNIIMVGGGLYLCWMGYQMLRGALKKSEASVDAPQVELAKSGKSFLKGLLTNLANPKAIIYFGSVFSLFVGDDVGAAQRWGIFLLIIVETFAWFTIVASLFALPTMRRGYQRMAKWIDGVAGTLFAGFGIHLIISR; the protein is encoded by the coding sequence ATGTTAATGCTATTCCTGACCGTTGCGCTGGTGCACATCATTGCGCTGATGAGCCCTGGCCCGGATTTCTTCTTTGTGTCGCAGACTGCCGTCAGCCGTTCCCGTAAAGAGGCGATGATGGGCGTGCTCGGCATTACCGCAGGCGTCATGGTGTGGGCAGGCGTTGCGCTGCTCGGTCTGCATTTAATCCTCGAGAAAATGGCCTGGCTGCACAATATCATTATGGTCGGCGGCGGCCTGTATCTGTGCTGGATGGGCTACCAGATGCTGCGCGGGGCGCTGAAGAAAAGCGAAGCGTCAGTGGATGCGCCGCAGGTGGAGCTGGCGAAAAGCGGCAAAAGCTTCCTGAAAGGTCTGCTGACCAATCTGGCGAACCCAAAAGCGATTATCTATTTCGGCTCCGTGTTTTCGCTGTTCGTCGGGGATGACGTGGGCGCCGCCCAGCGCTGGGGCATCTTTTTGCTGATTATCGTCGAGACCTTCGCCTGGTTTACCATCGTCGCGAGTCTTTTTGCGCTGCCGACCATGCGCCGCGGCTATCAGCGCATGGCGAAATGGATTGACGGCGTTGCCGGCACCCTGTTCGCCGGTTTCGGCATCCACCTGATTATCTCCCGCTAA
- a CDS encoding EAL domain-containing protein, which yields MDFVDEPHLLPGFFRQLAASRARLLHAIHNQQLEVRYQPIMRLDTDSVAGAEALVRWPQRNGQCIPPDSFIPFARETGLLGLMTHWIVGQVFTDVGAWLRQHPQRYVSINVEPDDLLTTALLDRLALLCRTHQVRPQQIALELTENSEIDPWDIAEPAARYRQAGHRLFLDDFGSGYANMSYLQALTFDMLKLDRTLIGAAAGNSVLPPLIAFARSLALEPLAEGVETPEQRKQLQTLGVVYAQGWYYSKALTSRAFIQWCADRRRQS from the coding sequence ATGGATTTTGTGGATGAACCTCATCTCCTGCCTGGCTTTTTCAGGCAGCTTGCCGCTTCGCGCGCCAGGCTCCTGCACGCGATTCACAACCAGCAGCTGGAGGTGCGCTATCAGCCCATCATGCGCCTTGATACCGACAGCGTCGCGGGCGCCGAAGCGCTGGTTCGCTGGCCGCAGCGCAATGGCCAGTGCATCCCGCCGGACAGCTTTATCCCCTTTGCCCGCGAAACCGGCCTGCTCGGCCTGATGACGCACTGGATTGTCGGGCAGGTTTTCACCGATGTGGGCGCCTGGCTGCGCCAGCACCCGCAGCGCTATGTCTCGATCAACGTCGAGCCTGACGACCTGCTCACGACGGCGCTACTCGACCGTCTCGCCCTCCTGTGCCGAACGCATCAGGTTCGCCCGCAGCAAATCGCCCTCGAACTCACTGAGAACAGCGAGATAGACCCCTGGGACATTGCCGAACCCGCCGCCCGCTATCGCCAGGCCGGACACCGGCTTTTCCTCGATGATTTCGGCAGCGGCTACGCCAACATGAGCTACCTTCAGGCGCTCACCTTCGACATGCTAAAGCTGGACAGGACGCTGATCGGCGCCGCGGCGGGAAACAGCGTGCTGCCGCCGCTCATTGCGTTCGCCCGTTCGCTAGCGCTGGAGCCGCTGGCGGAAGGCGTAGAAACCCCGGAGCAGCGCAAACAGCTGCAAACGCTGGGGGTGGTGTATGCGCAGGGGTGGTATTACAGCAAAGCCCTGACCAGCAGGGCTTTTATTCAGTGGTGCGCAGACAGACGCCGTCAGTCCTGA
- the recQ gene encoding ATP-dependent DNA helicase RecQ has translation MAQAEVLNQTSLAKQVLQETFGYQQFRPGQETIIETVLEGRDCLVVMPTGGGKSLCYQIPALVLNGLTVVVSPLISLMKDQVDQLLANGVAAACLNSTQNREQQLEVMAGCRTGKIRLLYIAPERLMLDNFLEHLAHWNPVMLAVDEAHCISQWGHDFRPEYAALGQLRQRFPAVPFMALTATADDTTRLDIVRLLGLNDPLIQLSSFDRPNIRYMLMEKFKPLDQLMRYVQEQRGKSGIIYCNSRSKVEDTAARLQSRGYSAAAYHAGLENGVRADVQEKFQRDDLQIVVATVAFGMGINKPNVRFVVHFDIPRNIESYYQETGRAGRDGLPAEAMLFYDPADMAWLRRCLEEKPAGQLQDIERHKLNAMGAFAEAQTCRRLVLLNYFGEGRQESCGNCDICLDPPRQYDGLEDARKALSTIYRVNQRFGMGYVVEVLRGANSQRIRELGHDKLPVYGIGREQSHEHWVSVIRQLIHLGFATQNIAHHSALQLTEAARPILRAEVPLQLAVPRIVALKPRVAQKSYGGNYDRKLFAKLRKLRKVIADEENIPPYVVFNDATLIEMAEQMPVSPSDMLSVNGVGMRKLERFGREFMALIRAHLDGDDEE, from the coding sequence GTGGCGCAGGCGGAAGTACTCAATCAGACATCGCTGGCGAAGCAGGTTTTGCAGGAAACCTTTGGCTACCAGCAGTTCCGTCCGGGTCAGGAAACCATCATTGAAACCGTGCTGGAAGGCCGCGACTGCCTGGTCGTTATGCCTACCGGCGGCGGTAAATCGCTGTGTTATCAAATTCCCGCGCTGGTGCTCAACGGCCTGACGGTTGTCGTATCGCCGCTCATTTCTCTGATGAAAGACCAGGTCGATCAGCTGCTTGCCAATGGCGTGGCCGCGGCGTGTCTGAACTCAACGCAGAACCGCGAACAGCAGCTTGAGGTAATGGCGGGCTGCCGTACCGGCAAAATCCGCCTGCTGTATATCGCGCCGGAACGCCTGATGCTGGATAACTTCCTCGAGCATCTGGCGCACTGGAACCCGGTGATGCTGGCGGTCGACGAGGCGCACTGTATTTCCCAGTGGGGGCATGATTTCCGTCCGGAATATGCCGCGCTGGGCCAGCTGCGTCAGCGTTTCCCTGCGGTGCCGTTTATGGCGCTGACCGCTACGGCGGATGACACTACGCGCCTCGATATCGTTCGCCTGCTGGGGCTGAACGACCCGCTTATCCAGCTCAGCAGTTTTGACCGCCCTAACATCCGCTACATGCTGATGGAAAAGTTTAAACCGCTCGATCAGCTGATGCGCTACGTCCAGGAGCAGCGCGGCAAGTCCGGCATTATTTACTGCAACAGCCGCTCAAAAGTGGAAGATACCGCCGCCCGCCTGCAAAGTCGCGGCTATAGCGCGGCGGCCTATCACGCCGGGCTGGAAAACGGCGTCCGCGCCGATGTGCAGGAGAAGTTCCAGCGCGACGACCTGCAAATCGTGGTAGCGACCGTGGCGTTCGGTATGGGGATCAACAAACCCAACGTGCGCTTCGTGGTGCATTTTGATATACCCCGCAATATCGAATCCTACTACCAGGAGACCGGGCGCGCCGGGCGCGACGGGCTGCCCGCTGAAGCGATGCTGTTTTACGATCCGGCCGATATGGCGTGGCTCAGGCGCTGCCTGGAGGAAAAGCCGGCCGGGCAGTTGCAGGATATCGAACGCCATAAGCTTAACGCGATGGGCGCGTTTGCCGAGGCGCAGACCTGCCGCCGTCTGGTGCTGCTGAACTACTTTGGCGAAGGGCGCCAGGAATCCTGCGGCAACTGCGATATTTGCCTCGACCCGCCGCGCCAGTACGACGGGCTGGAGGATGCGCGCAAGGCGCTGTCGACCATTTACCGCGTCAACCAGCGCTTCGGCATGGGCTATGTGGTGGAGGTGCTGCGCGGCGCGAACAGCCAGCGTATCCGCGAGCTGGGGCATGACAAGCTGCCGGTGTACGGTATTGGCCGCGAGCAGAGTCATGAGCACTGGGTCAGCGTGATCCGCCAACTGATTCACCTCGGCTTCGCCACCCAGAATATCGCCCATCATTCGGCGCTACAGCTGACCGAGGCGGCGCGCCCGATACTGCGCGCCGAGGTGCCGCTGCAGCTGGCGGTGCCGCGTATCGTCGCCCTGAAGCCGCGGGTGGCGCAAAAATCCTACGGCGGCAACTACGATCGTAAGCTGTTCGCCAAACTGCGCAAGCTGCGTAAAGTCATCGCCGACGAAGAGAATATTCCGCCTTACGTGGTCTTTAACGACGCCACGCTTATCGAAATGGCCGAGCAGATGCCGGTCAGCCCCAGCGACATGCTGAGCGTCAACGGCGTCGGGATGCGCAAACTCGAGCGTTTTGGTCGGGAATTCATGGCCTTGATCCGCGCCCACCTCGACGGAGACGATGAGGAGTAG
- the yigI gene encoding acyl-CoA thioesterase YigI produces MSAELTAEAVLKLVGEIFVYHMPFNRALGLELERYEKDFAQLSFNNQPMMVGNWAQSILHGGVIASALDVAAGLVCVGSTLTRHDTINEEELRQRLSRMGTIDLRVDYLRPGRGNRFTASSSLLRAGNKVAVARVELHNEEQLYIASATATYMVG; encoded by the coding sequence ATGTCTGCAGAACTGACGGCCGAAGCCGTCCTCAAACTGGTGGGCGAAATATTCGTGTATCACATGCCGTTTAACCGTGCGCTGGGCCTTGAGCTTGAACGCTATGAGAAAGATTTCGCGCAGCTCAGTTTCAATAACCAGCCGATGATGGTCGGCAACTGGGCGCAGAGCATTCTGCACGGCGGCGTGATCGCCTCTGCTCTGGACGTCGCCGCCGGTCTGGTCTGCGTTGGCAGCACGCTGACGCGCCACGACACGATCAACGAAGAAGAGCTGCGCCAGCGTCTTTCGCGCATGGGCACTATCGACCTGCGCGTCGATTATCTCCGCCCGGGCCGCGGCAACCGCTTTACCGCCAGCAGCAGCCTGCTGCGCGCGGGCAATAAAGTGGCGGTCGCGCGCGTAGAGCTGCACAACGAAGAGCAGCTCTATATCGCCAGCGCGACCGCCACTTATATGGTGGGTTGA
- the yigL gene encoding sugar/pyridoxal phosphate phosphatase YigL, which produces MYQVVASDLDGTLLNPDHRLSPYTKETLKLLTEKGINFVFATGRHHIDVAQIRDGLGIKAFMITSNGARVHDTDGNLIFAHNLDRDIAADLFGVVNNNPDIVTNVYRDDEWFMNRHRPEEMRFFKEAVFNYALYEPGLLEPEGVSKVFFTSSDHDVLLPLEQAINARWGDRVNVSFSTLTCLEVMAGGVSKGHALEAVAQIMGYNLKDCIAFGDGMNDAEMLSMAGKGCIMQNAHQRLKDLHPELEVIGSNADDAVPHYLRHLFLNQD; this is translated from the coding sequence ATGTACCAGGTTGTTGCGTCTGATTTGGATGGCACGCTCCTCAATCCCGACCATCGTCTGTCCCCCTATACCAAAGAGACCCTGAAGCTGCTGACGGAAAAGGGAATTAACTTCGTTTTCGCCACCGGCCGCCATCATATCGACGTGGCGCAAATCCGTGATGGTCTGGGGATCAAAGCGTTTATGATTACCTCCAACGGCGCGCGCGTGCACGATACGGACGGTAATCTGATTTTTGCGCATAACCTCGATCGCGATATCGCCGCCGATCTGTTCGGCGTGGTGAATAACAACCCGGATATCGTCACTAACGTTTATCGTGACGATGAATGGTTTATGAACCGTCACCGCCCGGAAGAGATGCGTTTTTTCAAAGAGGCGGTATTCAACTACGCGCTGTACGAGCCGGGGCTGCTGGAGCCTGAAGGCGTCAGCAAAGTGTTTTTCACTTCGTCGGATCACGACGTGCTGCTGCCGCTGGAGCAGGCGATTAACGCGCGCTGGGGCGATCGCGTCAACGTCAGTTTCTCCACGTTAACCTGTCTGGAAGTGATGGCGGGCGGCGTATCGAAAGGCCATGCGCTGGAAGCGGTGGCGCAGATCATGGGCTACAACCTGAAAGACTGTATCGCCTTCGGCGACGGGATGAACGATGCGGAGATGCTCTCCATGGCGGGTAAAGGCTGCATCATGCAAAACGCCCATCAGCGCCTGAAAGATCTGCACCCGGAGCTGGAGGTCATTGGCAGCAACGCCGATGATGCCGTGCCGCACTACCTGCGCCATCTGTTCCTCAATCAGGACTGA
- the metR gene encoding HTH-type transcriptional regulator MetR, with protein sequence MIEIKHLKTLQALRNCGSLAAAAATLHQTQSALSHQFSDLEQRLGFRLFVRKSQPLRFTPQGEILLQLAHQVLPQINRALQACNEPQQTTLRIAIECHSCIQWLTPALENFRASWPQVEMDFKSGVTFDPQPALQQGELDVVLTSDILPRSGLHYSPMFDYEVRLVLAPEHPLAARARVTPEDIASETLLIYPVQRNRLDIWRHFLQPAGINPQLKSVDNTLLLIQMVAARMGIAALPHWVVESFERQGLVVTKTLGEGLWSRLYAAVRDGEQRQPITDAFIRSARNHACDHLPFVRNAERPTFDGPTAKPLSPTRL encoded by the coding sequence ATGATCGAGATAAAACACCTGAAAACGCTGCAGGCGTTGCGAAACTGCGGATCGCTGGCGGCGGCGGCAGCAACGCTGCACCAGACGCAATCCGCGCTTTCTCACCAGTTCAGCGATCTGGAACAGCGCCTTGGCTTTCGGCTTTTTGTCCGCAAGAGTCAACCGCTGCGCTTTACCCCGCAGGGCGAGATCCTGCTGCAGCTGGCCCACCAGGTGTTGCCGCAGATCAACCGCGCGCTGCAGGCCTGCAATGAACCGCAGCAGACCACGTTGCGCATCGCCATTGAGTGCCACAGCTGTATTCAGTGGCTGACCCCCGCGCTGGAGAATTTCCGCGCCAGCTGGCCGCAGGTGGAGATGGATTTTAAGTCCGGGGTGACGTTCGACCCGCAGCCAGCGCTGCAGCAGGGGGAGCTGGATGTGGTCCTGACCTCCGATATTCTGCCGCGCAGCGGCCTGCACTATTCACCGATGTTCGACTATGAGGTTCGCCTCGTCCTCGCGCCGGAACATCCGCTGGCGGCCAGAGCGCGCGTAACGCCGGAAGATATCGCCAGCGAAACGCTGCTGATTTACCCGGTGCAGCGTAATCGCCTGGATATCTGGCGCCATTTTTTGCAGCCTGCCGGCATCAACCCGCAGCTTAAAAGCGTCGATAACACGCTGCTGCTGATCCAGATGGTCGCCGCCCGGATGGGCATTGCCGCCCTGCCGCACTGGGTCGTGGAAAGTTTTGAGCGCCAGGGCCTGGTCGTAACCAAAACCCTGGGCGAGGGGCTGTGGAGCCGGCTGTACGCCGCGGTTCGCGATGGTGAACAGCGCCAGCCGATAACCGATGCGTTTATTCGTTCAGCGCGGAATCACGCCTGCGATCATCTGCCGTTTGTGCGCAACGCGGAGCGACCCACTTTCGATGGACCCACAGCGAAGCCATTATCACCAACGCGCCTGTGA
- the rarD gene encoding EamA family transporter RarD, with product MDAKQTRQGVLLALAAYFIWGIAPAYFKLIHYVPADEILTHRVIWSFFFMVALITVSRQWSGLKKLWQTPKKILLLALSAVLVGGNWLLFIWAVNNHHMLEASLGYFINPLVNILLGMVFLGERFRRMQWLAVLLAACGVLVQLWTFGSLPVIALGLAFSFAFYGLVRKKIAVDAQTGMLVETLWLLPVAAIWLFGIADSPTSHLTQNPWSLNLLLMAAGIVTTVPLLCFTGAATKLRLSTLGFFQYIGPTLMFLLAVMFYGETPGSDKMVTFGFIWAALAIFIMDAVYTLHRTPKS from the coding sequence ATGGACGCTAAACAGACGCGGCAGGGCGTATTGCTGGCCCTTGCCGCTTATTTTATTTGGGGCATCGCTCCGGCCTACTTCAAGCTTATCCACTACGTTCCGGCGGATGAAATCCTGACCCACCGCGTTATCTGGTCGTTTTTCTTTATGGTGGCGCTGATCACCGTCAGCCGACAGTGGAGCGGCCTGAAAAAGCTGTGGCAGACGCCGAAGAAAATCCTGCTCCTGGCGCTCTCGGCGGTGCTGGTCGGCGGAAACTGGCTGCTGTTTATCTGGGCGGTGAATAACCACCACATGCTGGAGGCCAGCCTCGGCTACTTCATTAACCCGCTGGTGAACATCCTGCTGGGCATGGTGTTCCTCGGCGAGCGTTTTCGTCGTATGCAGTGGCTGGCGGTGCTGCTCGCCGCCTGCGGCGTCCTGGTGCAGCTGTGGACGTTCGGCTCGCTGCCGGTCATCGCCCTGGGTCTGGCGTTCAGCTTTGCCTTCTACGGCCTGGTGCGCAAGAAGATAGCCGTAGATGCGCAGACCGGCATGCTGGTGGAAACGCTGTGGCTGCTGCCGGTCGCGGCTATCTGGCTGTTCGGCATTGCCGACAGCCCGACCAGCCATTTAACGCAAAACCCGTGGTCGCTGAACCTGCTGCTGATGGCGGCGGGTATCGTCACGACCGTACCGCTGCTGTGCTTTACCGGTGCGGCCACCAAACTGCGCCTCTCGACGCTGGGCTTTTTCCAGTACATCGGCCCGACGCTGATGTTCCTGCTGGCGGTAATGTTCTACGGCGAAACGCCGGGATCGGACAAAATGGTCACCTTCGGCTTTATCTGGGCGGCGCTGGCCATCTTTATTATGGATGCGGTCTACACGCTGCACCGCACGCCGAAATCCTGA
- the pldB gene encoding lysophospholipase L2, which yields MFRQQKDWNTRENAFAAFTMGPLNDFWRQREEAVFTGVDGVPVRFVRFHTPHHDRVIVVCPGRIESYVKYAELAYDLFLCGFDVLIIDHRGQGFSGRMLSDTHRGHVVNFSDYVDDLAAFWQQEVAPGPWRKRFVLAHSMGGAIATLFLQRHPGACDAMALSAPMFGIVMRFPDWMVRHILDWAEGHQRIRESYAMGTGRWHALPFSLNILTHSRERYRRNLGFYADNPDLRVGGPTYHWVREGVLAGEEILAGASDDTTPVLLIQAQEERVVDNRMHDRYCELRAEAGHPCEGVTPLVIEGAYHEILFEKDAMRSVALNAIVEFFCRHD from the coding sequence ATGTTTCGGCAGCAAAAGGACTGGAATACAAGAGAAAACGCGTTTGCTGCATTCACGATGGGGCCACTGAATGATTTCTGGCGCCAGCGGGAAGAGGCGGTTTTTACCGGTGTGGACGGCGTCCCGGTGCGTTTTGTCCGTTTTCATACGCCGCACCACGATCGGGTGATTGTCGTTTGTCCCGGTCGTATTGAAAGCTATGTTAAATACGCCGAACTGGCGTACGATTTGTTTCTCTGCGGGTTCGACGTGCTGATCATCGACCATCGCGGGCAGGGGTTTTCCGGACGCATGCTCTCCGACACCCACCGCGGCCATGTGGTGAATTTCAGCGACTATGTGGACGACCTCGCCGCCTTCTGGCAGCAGGAGGTGGCGCCAGGCCCCTGGCGTAAGCGCTTTGTGCTGGCGCATTCGATGGGCGGCGCGATTGCCACCCTGTTTTTGCAGCGTCATCCCGGAGCGTGCGACGCCATGGCGCTTAGCGCCCCGATGTTCGGCATCGTGATGCGTTTTCCGGACTGGATGGTGCGCCATATTCTCGACTGGGCTGAGGGCCATCAGCGCATTCGAGAGAGCTATGCCATGGGTACCGGGCGCTGGCACGCCCTGCCGTTTAGCCTCAATATCCTGACGCACAGCCGTGAACGCTACCGACGCAACCTGGGGTTTTATGCCGATAATCCGGATTTGCGCGTCGGGGGGCCAACCTATCACTGGGTGCGCGAAGGGGTGCTGGCGGGCGAAGAGATCCTCGCCGGCGCCAGCGACGACACCACGCCTGTGCTGCTTATCCAGGCGCAGGAAGAACGCGTTGTGGATAACCGCATGCACGACCGCTATTGTGAATTACGCGCCGAGGCGGGCCATCCCTGCGAAGGGGTAACACCGCTTGTCATCGAAGGCGCTTACCATGAGATCCTTTTTGAAAAGGACGCCATGCGCTCAGTCGCGCTCAATGCCATCGTCGAGTTTTTTTGTCGACATGATTAA
- the rhtB gene encoding homoserine/homoserine lactone efflux protein: MTFEWWFAYLLTSIILSLSPGSGAINTMTTAINHGYRGASASIAGLQTGLGIHIVLVGVGLGTLFSRSILAFEVLKWAGAAYLIWLGIQQWRAAGAIDLNALAQTQSRGRLFKRAVFVNLTNPKSIVFLAALFPQFIVPNQPQMMQYVVLGVTTIVVDIIVMIGYATLATRIAGWIKGPRQMKALNKAFGSLFMLVGALLASAHRA, translated from the coding sequence ATGACCTTTGAGTGGTGGTTCGCCTACCTGCTGACGTCCATTATTCTCAGCCTTTCACCCGGCTCCGGCGCCATTAATACCATGACCACCGCCATTAACCATGGCTATCGCGGCGCGAGCGCGTCGATTGCCGGCCTGCAAACCGGGCTCGGGATCCATATCGTGCTGGTTGGCGTTGGTCTGGGCACCCTGTTCTCGCGCTCGATCCTCGCTTTCGAGGTGCTAAAATGGGCGGGCGCCGCCTATCTTATTTGGCTTGGGATCCAGCAGTGGCGCGCCGCTGGCGCTATCGACCTCAACGCGCTGGCGCAGACGCAATCGCGCGGTCGGCTGTTTAAACGCGCCGTGTTTGTAAACCTCACCAACCCGAAAAGCATCGTTTTCCTCGCCGCGCTGTTTCCGCAGTTTATCGTGCCCAACCAACCCCAGATGATGCAGTACGTGGTATTAGGCGTGACCACCATTGTGGTCGATATCATTGTGATGATTGGCTACGCGACGCTGGCGACGCGCATCGCGGGATGGATCAAAGGTCCGCGGCAGATGAAGGCGCTGAATAAAGCGTTCGGTTCGCTGTTTATGCTGGTCGGCGCGCTGCTCGCGTCAGCGCACCGTGCATAA